DNA from bacterium:
TGCCGCACTACGTCAAGGCCTACGGCTTCCACGGCCTGCACGGCCGTGCGCTGCCCGTGGCGTGCGGCGTGCGTTCGCGGCGCCCCGATCTGCACCTGTTCGTCGCCACCGGCGACGGCGATTGCTGCGCCATCGGCACGGCGCACTGGATCCACGCGATCCGCTACAACATGAACATGACGGTCATGCTGCTCGACAACAACATCTACGGCCTGACGAAGATGCAGTCGTCGCCGACCACCGGCAAGGGCCACTACTCGAACACGCACCCGGGCGGCGCGCCGCTCAGCGCGATCAACCCGCTGCTGACCACGCTTTCCATCACGAACGCGTCGTTCGTCGCGCAGACCGCCGACTGGAATCCGCCGCATCTGTACGCGACGCTCGCGGCGGCGCACGCGCACAAGGGACTTTCGTTCGTGCGCGTGCTCCAGCGCTGCCCGCATTTCATGGCGGGCTACTTCGACGAGCTCCAGAAGGATCCGTCGCTGGTTCGGCTGCTCACGCACGAAAACGGCATCGCGGTGGACCCGGCGGTTCAAAAGGCGTTCCCCAATCGCGTCGAGCACGATCCGGGCGATCTGGCCGGCGCGATGAAATTCGCGGGCGACCGCGAGACGCATCCGATCGGGCTTCTGTATCGCAACGACCAGGCCGAAAGCTACGACACCTTCATGGCGTCGGGCCTGGGGACGCCGGCGAACGTGAAGGTCGCGGCGATCGAGCGGGAACTGGATCGATTCACGATTTGACCCCCCGGACCCGCACGAGGCCCGCTTCATGGACTAGCGAGGTATCGCTTTGGAAGCCACCGCAACGCACGCGGCAAGACCGACCGCGCCGCCGACATCCGAACCCCGACAAACATCGTCGCCAACCCCCGCCGGCCGGTTGATCGCCGCGACCGGCGCGCAGGCCGCGGCCGCGGC
Protein-coding regions in this window:
- a CDS encoding 2-oxoglutarate oxidoreductase, which produces MYELKQDWMPPERPQSYCLEDYEGGAPRWCPGCGDLAVLSALQRYVRDQQLPPEKIVVVSGIGCSSRLPHYVKAYGFHGLHGRALPVACGVRSRRPDLHLFVATGDGDCCAIGTAHWIHAIRYNMNMTVMLLDNNIYGLTKMQSSPTTGKGHYSNTHPGGAPLSAINPLLTTLSITNASFVAQTADWNPPHLYATLAAAHAHKGLSFVRVLQRCPHFMAGYFDELQKDPSLVRLLTHENGIAVDPAVQKAFPNRVEHDPGDLAGAMKFAGDRETHPIGLLYRNDQAESYDTFMASGLGTPANVKVAAIERELDRFTI